The proteins below come from a single Afipia felis ATCC 53690 genomic window:
- the mgtE gene encoding magnesium transporter, which produces MTDIHTISEDGFNAAVVAASLINEHTADTVDVLNRLEPDEAAEVLRLLPREKAIEVLDKPELDFGAEIVEALPHDIAIPLLAGMSSDMAADLIQQLRDPPRTELMNGLDLASRNAITSLLAYPPNTAGAMMTIEFVSAPSNWTVERTLQHIRQVERTRETVYAIYVLDPVTRRLVGALSLRRLIAGEPNEKIGDLAVTPITTLPLVDREDVARLISRHDLLAVPVVDKASHLLGIVTFDDVIDAIIEEGTEDAQKFGGMEAIEEPYLQIGLGNMIRKRGVWLAVLFISEMLTASVMQHFEGELEKALVLTLFIPLIMSSGGNSGSQATSLLIRALALHDVKLSDWWHVMLRELPTGLLLGAGLGVIGLFRVVMWQKLGIYDYGEHWLLVGVTVAAALVGVVTFGSVAGSMLPFLLQRVGFDPASASAPFVATLVDVTGLMIYFSVALLILRGTLL; this is translated from the coding sequence ATGACGGACATCCACACAATCTCCGAGGATGGCTTCAACGCCGCTGTGGTCGCGGCAAGCCTGATCAACGAGCACACTGCCGACACGGTCGACGTTCTCAACAGGCTTGAGCCTGACGAGGCGGCCGAGGTTTTGCGGCTGCTGCCACGCGAAAAGGCGATTGAAGTCCTCGACAAGCCCGAACTCGATTTCGGAGCCGAGATCGTCGAGGCACTGCCGCATGACATCGCGATCCCGCTGCTCGCGGGCATGTCGTCCGATATGGCGGCCGACCTTATCCAGCAATTGCGGGACCCGCCGCGCACCGAGCTGATGAACGGGCTCGATCTCGCCTCGCGCAACGCTATCACGAGCCTGCTTGCCTATCCGCCGAACACCGCCGGTGCGATGATGACGATCGAATTCGTCAGCGCGCCGAGCAACTGGACGGTCGAGCGCACGCTGCAGCACATCCGTCAGGTCGAGCGCACCCGCGAGACGGTCTACGCGATCTACGTTCTCGATCCCGTGACTCGCCGTCTCGTTGGTGCGCTGTCGCTGCGCCGTCTGATCGCGGGCGAGCCGAACGAGAAGATTGGCGATCTTGCGGTGACGCCGATCACCACGCTGCCACTCGTCGACCGGGAAGACGTCGCGCGGCTGATCTCGCGTCACGACCTTCTCGCGGTGCCGGTGGTCGACAAGGCCTCGCATCTGCTCGGCATCGTCACCTTCGACGATGTCATCGACGCCATCATCGAGGAAGGCACTGAGGACGCCCAGAAATTCGGCGGCATGGAAGCGATCGAGGAGCCTTATCTGCAGATCGGACTCGGCAACATGATCCGCAAGCGCGGTGTCTGGCTTGCCGTCCTGTTCATCAGCGAAATGCTCACCGCGAGCGTCATGCAACACTTCGAGGGCGAACTGGAAAAGGCTTTGGTACTGACGCTGTTCATTCCGCTCATCATGAGTTCGGGCGGCAATTCCGGTTCGCAGGCGACCTCGCTCCTGATCCGTGCGCTGGCGCTGCACGACGTGAAACTGTCCGACTGGTGGCATGTGATGCTGCGCGAACTCCCGACCGGGCTTCTGCTCGGCGCTGGACTCGGCGTCATCGGCTTGTTCCGGGTTGTGATGTGGCAGAAGCTCGGCATTTATGACTACGGCGAGCACTGGCTGCTGGTGGGCGTCACGGTCGCGGCCGCGCTGGTCGGCGTGGTGACGTTCGGCTCTGTCGCGGGCTCGATGCTGCCGTTCCTGTTGCAGCGGGTGGGATTCGACCCCGCGAGCGCGTCCGCGCCCTTCGTCGCCACGCTGGTCGATGTCACTGGGCTGATGATCTATTTCAGCGTTGCGCTGCTGATCCTGCGCGGGACGCTATTGTGA
- a CDS encoding YebC/PmpR family DNA-binding transcriptional regulator gives MAGHSQFKNIMHRKGKQDAMRSKIFGKLAREITVAAKLGTPDPAMNPRLRAAVIAARAENMPKDNIERAIKKAIGGEGESYDEIRYEGYGPGGVAVIVEALTDNRNRAASDIRSYFTKSGGNLGETGSVSFMFDHVGVIEYDAAKADADTMLEAAIDAGADDVVSSDDGHEIYTSQASLSEAAKALEAKFGEPRKAALIWKPQNNIAVSDEVGEKLFKLLDQLNEHDDVQNVYANFEVSDALAAKMAG, from the coding sequence ATGGCCGGACATTCCCAATTCAAGAACATCATGCACCGCAAGGGCAAGCAGGATGCCATGCGATCCAAGATATTCGGCAAGCTCGCTCGCGAAATCACCGTGGCGGCCAAGCTTGGTACGCCCGATCCCGCGATGAACCCGCGCCTGCGCGCTGCCGTGATCGCCGCCCGCGCCGAGAACATGCCGAAGGATAATATCGAGCGCGCCATCAAGAAGGCCATCGGCGGCGAGGGCGAGAGCTACGATGAAATCCGCTACGAGGGCTACGGTCCCGGCGGCGTCGCGGTGATCGTCGAGGCGCTGACCGACAACCGCAACCGCGCCGCCTCCGACATCCGTTCTTACTTCACCAAGTCTGGCGGCAATCTCGGCGAAACCGGCTCGGTGTCGTTCATGTTCGACCATGTCGGCGTGATCGAGTACGACGCGGCCAAGGCCGATGCCGACACCATGCTGGAAGCCGCCATCGATGCCGGCGCCGACGACGTGGTGTCGTCCGACGACGGGCATGAAATCTATACCTCGCAGGCCTCACTGAGCGAGGCCGCCAAGGCGCTGGAAGCCAAGTTCGGCGAGCCGCGCAAGGCCGCGTTGATCTGGAAGCCCCAGAACAATATCGCCGTCAGCGACGAGGTCGGCGAGAAGCTGTTCAAGCTGCTCGACCAACTGAACGAGCATGACGACGTGCAGAACGTCTATGCCAATTTCGAAGTCTCGGATGCGCTCGCCGCCAAGATGGCGGGCTGA
- the ruvA gene encoding Holliday junction branch migration protein RuvA, with product MIGKLKGLIDSYGEDYVILDVQGVGYLVHCSARTLQALPSPGEAAALSIETYVREDQIRLFGFRTDIEREWFRLLQTVQGVGAKVSLAVLSTLPPSDLANAIAMRDKAAVARTPGVGPKVAERIVTELKDKAPAFANVDPAVVHLAGAVDEDRAPGPIRDAISALVNLGYGQPQAAAAVASVARDAGEGAETTKLIRLGLKELAK from the coding sequence ATGATCGGCAAGCTCAAGGGTTTGATCGATTCCTACGGCGAGGACTACGTCATCCTCGACGTGCAAGGCGTCGGCTATCTCGTCCATTGCTCGGCGCGAACGCTGCAGGCGCTGCCGTCGCCGGGCGAGGCGGCCGCGCTGTCGATCGAGACCTATGTGCGGGAGGACCAGATCAGGCTGTTCGGTTTTCGCACCGATATCGAACGCGAATGGTTTCGCCTGCTGCAGACCGTACAGGGCGTCGGCGCCAAGGTCTCGCTCGCGGTGCTCTCGACCTTGCCGCCGTCGGACCTCGCCAATGCGATCGCGATGCGCGACAAGGCCGCGGTGGCGCGTACGCCGGGCGTCGGCCCGAAAGTTGCCGAGCGCATCGTCACCGAACTGAAGGATAAGGCCCCCGCCTTCGCCAATGTCGATCCGGCGGTGGTGCATCTGGCCGGCGCGGTGGATGAGGACCGCGCGCCGGGGCCGATCCGCGACGCGATTTCCGCGCTGGTCAATCTCGGCTATGGCCAGCCGCAGGCGGCGGCGGCGGTCGCAAGCGTTGCACGCGATGCAGGTGAGGGTGCGGAGACAACCAAGCTCATCCGGCTCGGGTTGAAGGAACTGGCAAAATGA
- a CDS encoding TetR/AcrR family transcriptional regulator: MSWHRGRREGGYHHGNLKEALIEAALDLIAQKGPAGFTFAEAARSAGVSPAAPYRHFRDRDELLASIAQQGFELFEKQLSAAWDDGRPDTFAAFSRVGKAYLAFAREHPAYYSAMFESGVPVQDNPALLIASERAFAIIRAAAERLIALAPPNVPRPPAMMMALHIWSLSHGIASLFGRGDAASRKLPMSAEDLLEAGVLVYLKGLGFPARLEPQPSK; the protein is encoded by the coding sequence ATGAGCTGGCACCGCGGCCGCCGGGAAGGCGGCTATCACCACGGCAATCTGAAAGAGGCGCTGATCGAAGCGGCCCTCGACCTCATTGCGCAGAAGGGCCCTGCGGGCTTCACCTTTGCGGAGGCCGCGCGTTCGGCGGGTGTCAGTCCGGCAGCACCCTATCGCCATTTCCGTGACCGCGACGAATTGCTGGCGAGCATTGCGCAGCAGGGATTCGAGCTGTTCGAGAAGCAGCTTTCGGCGGCGTGGGACGACGGCCGCCCCGATACGTTCGCGGCGTTCTCGCGGGTCGGCAAGGCCTATCTCGCCTTCGCGCGCGAGCATCCGGCCTATTACTCGGCGATGTTCGAATCCGGCGTGCCTGTACAGGACAATCCCGCGCTGCTGATCGCAAGCGAGCGCGCCTTTGCGATCATCCGCGCCGCCGCCGAACGGCTGATTGCCCTCGCGCCGCCGAACGTGCCGCGCCCGCCCGCGATGATGATGGCGCTGCACATCTGGTCGCTGTCGCACGGCATCGCCTCACTGTTCGGGCGAGGGGACGCGGCTTCGCGCAAGCTGCCGATGTCGGCCGAGGATCTGCTGGAGGCGGGCGTCCTGGTCTACCTGAAGGGTCTCGGCTTTCCGGCGCGGCTGGAACCGCAGCCGTCGAAATAG
- a CDS encoding TIGR00282 family metallophosphoesterase produces the protein MRILFVGDVVGRSGRNVVTETLPGLIHDWALDLVVVNGENAAGGFGITEAIYEELVDAGADAITLGNHSWDQREALVFIERAPRLIRPLNFTAGTPGRGAAMIETKKGQHALVVNAIGRIFMSPCDDPFIAIDRELTACPLGEAVDAIVVDFHGEATSEKQAFGYHCDGRASLVVGTHTHAPTADYRILPRGTAYMTDAGMTGDYETVIGMDREEPLGRFLRGYPAARFTAGDGPGTLSGVAVETDDTTGRAQKVAPVRIGPVLEEVVPGFWQQG, from the coding sequence TTGCGGATTCTCTTTGTCGGCGATGTGGTGGGACGCAGCGGACGCAACGTGGTGACGGAAACGCTGCCCGGCCTGATCCACGACTGGGCGCTCGATCTGGTCGTCGTCAACGGCGAGAACGCAGCTGGCGGTTTCGGCATCACCGAAGCGATCTACGAAGAACTGGTCGATGCCGGAGCCGACGCCATCACGCTCGGCAATCACTCCTGGGATCAGCGCGAGGCGCTGGTGTTCATCGAACGCGCGCCGCGCCTGATCCGTCCGCTCAACTTCACCGCAGGCACGCCGGGGCGGGGTGCTGCGATGATCGAGACCAAGAAGGGTCAGCACGCGCTCGTCGTCAACGCCATCGGGCGCATCTTTATGTCGCCCTGCGATGATCCCTTCATCGCCATTGATCGCGAACTCACAGCCTGTCCGCTGGGTGAGGCGGTCGATGCCATCGTGGTCGATTTCCACGGCGAGGCGACCAGTGAGAAGCAGGCATTCGGCTATCATTGCGACGGACGCGCAAGCCTCGTTGTCGGCACCCATACGCATGCACCGACCGCCGATTATCGCATCCTGCCGCGCGGCACCGCCTATATGACCGATGCAGGCATGACCGGCGACTACGAGACCGTCATCGGCATGGACCGCGAGGAGCCGCTCGGCCGCTTCCTGCGCGGTTATCCGGCGGCCCGCTTCACGGCGGGGGATGGTCCAGGCACCCTGAGCGGCGTCGCGGTGGAAACGGACGATACAACCGGCCGTGCGCAAAAGGTCGCTCCGGTGCGGATCGGCCCGGTGCTGGAGGAGGTTGTGCCCGGATTCTGGCAGCAAGGTTAA
- a CDS encoding DUF2852 domain-containing protein gives MTNTADFDRSGRPGWGGPPPNDMRWHDHEWRRSCHPASILIVIAGFIVWWPLGLAALAYTFWSRKMGCGHHRYGRFADKMERMQWKMERMRDRMDGRGFGFWGPSSGNRAFDEYRMETLRRLEEEQKEFREFLDRLRQAKDKEEFDAFMAQHRQRPASPEAPTPQG, from the coding sequence ATGACGAATACCGCAGACTTCGACCGCTCAGGCCGGCCAGGTTGGGGCGGTCCTCCGCCCAACGACATGCGCTGGCACGATCACGAATGGCGCCGGTCATGCCACCCGGCCTCGATCCTGATCGTCATCGCCGGTTTCATCGTCTGGTGGCCGCTTGGTCTCGCGGCGCTCGCATACACGTTCTGGAGCAGAAAAATGGGTTGTGGACATCACCGTTACGGACGCTTCGCCGACAAGATGGAACGCATGCAGTGGAAGATGGAACGGATGCGCGACCGCATGGATGGCCGGGGCTTCGGCTTCTGGGGTCCGTCGAGCGGCAACCGCGCCTTCGACGAATACCGCATGGAGACGCTGCGCCGTCTCGAGGAGGAGCAGAAGGAATTCCGCGAATTCCTCGATCGCCTGCGTCAGGCCAAGGACAAGGAGGAGTTCGACGCCTTCATGGCCCAGCACCGCCAGCGTCCGGCCTCGCCCGAAGCACCTACGCCGCAGGGCTAG
- the ruvC gene encoding crossover junction endodeoxyribonuclease RuvC, with protein sequence MTSRAIRILGIDPGLRRTGWGVIDVDGNRLIYVGCGSVESRDSLPLSERLLAIHEGLARVVSEHSPLEAAVEQTFVNKDGAGTLKLGQARGVAMLVPAMAGISVAEYAPNQVKKTVVGAGHADKNQIRVMLGVLLPKAAPTTPDAADALAIAITHAHHRQSVLLMQKVMGA encoded by the coding sequence ATGACTTCGCGCGCGATTCGTATTCTGGGGATCGATCCGGGCCTGCGCCGCACCGGCTGGGGGGTGATCGATGTCGACGGCAACCGGCTGATCTATGTCGGATGCGGTTCCGTGGAATCGCGCGACAGCCTGCCGCTGTCAGAGCGGCTGCTCGCGATCCATGAGGGACTCGCCAGAGTGGTGAGCGAACATTCTCCGTTAGAAGCGGCCGTCGAGCAGACCTTCGTCAACAAGGACGGCGCGGGCACGCTCAAGCTCGGGCAGGCGCGCGGCGTCGCCATGCTGGTCCCGGCAATGGCGGGCATTTCGGTCGCCGAATATGCGCCCAATCAGGTGAAGAAGACCGTGGTCGGTGCGGGCCACGCCGACAAGAACCAGATCCGCGTCATGTTGGGCGTGCTACTGCCGAAGGCCGCACCGACGACACCAGACGCCGCCGACGCGCTCGCCATCGCGATTACGCACGCGCATCATCGGCAGAGTGTGCTGCTGATGCAGAAGGTGATGGGCGCATGA
- the ruvB gene encoding Holliday junction branch migration DNA helicase RuvB — protein sequence MSGPRLVTPERRADDVGDTSLRPQNLSEFVGQAQARANLQVFIDAARKRKEALDHVLFVGPPGLGKTTLAQIVARELGVGFRATSGPVISKAGDLVALLTNLEERDVLFIDEIHRLSPAVEEFLYPAMEDFQVDLMIGEGPAARSVKVDLAKFTLVGATTRAGLLTNPLRDRFGIPLRLNFYTEDELEKIVTRGARVLGIGMTKDGANEIARRARGTPRIAGRLLRRVRDFAEAADADAIDRAIADHALGALEVDKAGLDAMDRRYLSTIALNYGGGPVGVETMAAALSEPRDAIEDIIEPYLIQCGYLQRTPRGRLLTDHAFRHLGLAAPSRDPAQFGMFNGDDD from the coding sequence ATGAGCGGCCCCCGTCTCGTCACGCCCGAACGCCGCGCCGACGATGTCGGCGATACGTCATTGCGCCCGCAGAACCTGTCGGAATTCGTCGGCCAGGCGCAAGCGCGCGCGAATTTGCAGGTGTTCATCGACGCCGCGCGCAAGCGCAAGGAAGCGCTCGACCACGTGTTGTTCGTCGGTCCGCCCGGTTTGGGCAAAACCACGCTGGCGCAGATCGTCGCGCGCGAGCTTGGCGTCGGTTTTCGCGCCACATCCGGGCCGGTGATCTCGAAGGCGGGCGATCTCGTCGCGCTGCTTACTAATCTCGAAGAACGCGACGTGCTGTTCATCGACGAAATCCATCGCCTTAGTCCGGCGGTGGAGGAGTTTCTCTATCCCGCGATGGAGGATTTCCAGGTCGATCTCATGATCGGCGAGGGACCTGCGGCGCGTTCGGTCAAGGTCGATCTGGCGAAGTTCACGCTGGTGGGCGCGACGACGCGCGCGGGGCTGCTTACTAATCCGCTACGCGACCGTTTCGGCATTCCGCTCCGGCTGAATTTCTACACCGAGGACGAGCTTGAAAAGATCGTCACTCGCGGCGCGCGTGTGCTCGGCATCGGCATGACGAAAGACGGTGCCAACGAGATCGCCCGTCGCGCGCGCGGCACGCCGCGCATCGCGGGACGGCTGTTGCGGCGCGTGCGCGATTTCGCCGAAGCCGCGGATGCCGACGCCATCGATCGGGCGATCGCCGATCACGCGCTCGGTGCTTTGGAAGTAGATAAAGCCGGTCTCGATGCGATGGACCGCCGCTATCTCTCCACCATCGCGCTCAATTACGGTGGCGGGCCCGTTGGCGTCGAGACCATGGCGGCGGCGCTGTCGGAGCCGCGCGACGCCATCGAAGACATCATCGAGCCGTATCTGATCCAGTGCGGCTATCTGCAGCGCACCCCGCGCGGACGGTTGCTCACCGATCACGCCTTCAGGCATCTGGGTCTGGCTGCGCCCTCGCGCGACCCGGCCCAGTTTGGCATGTTCAATGGCGATGACGACTGA
- a CDS encoding cell envelope integrity protein TolA yields MKIDRTLAASVALHALVIGWGLVSFATKPFETTPEESLPVDIISADQFAKVTQGIKTGKKEVTKPLVEKVADATPPQDDPVGKIDDKKPPVVTDTAPEPPPKPVEKPVEKKPEPPKPVAQEKPKEETKPAEKKPDPAKVDPIAEALKKEQAKKPEPKKQQAQAKPPPPPKEKHERVFDQTKIAALLDKRDPTRQSMTGSELNSQAALGLSHGRSADNSATWGSMFKQQVERCWKKPYGGIEAQQIQASFDVRLKQDGTLEAMPVPLPGTNTPYFRVYQESARRAIIECQPYKLPAAFFNEWKFFEPVFTERTS; encoded by the coding sequence GTGAAGATCGACCGGACACTTGCAGCGTCTGTCGCTTTGCACGCTCTGGTGATTGGCTGGGGTCTGGTTTCGTTCGCGACGAAGCCCTTCGAGACGACTCCTGAAGAGTCGCTGCCCGTCGATATCATTTCCGCCGATCAGTTCGCCAAGGTCACGCAGGGTATCAAGACCGGCAAGAAGGAAGTGACGAAGCCGCTCGTCGAGAAAGTCGCCGATGCAACGCCGCCGCAGGACGATCCGGTCGGCAAGATCGACGACAAGAAGCCTCCGGTCGTGACCGACACCGCGCCAGAGCCTCCGCCGAAGCCCGTTGAAAAGCCGGTTGAGAAAAAGCCGGAGCCGCCGAAGCCTGTCGCGCAGGAAAAGCCAAAGGAAGAAACCAAGCCGGCGGAAAAGAAGCCCGACCCGGCGAAGGTTGATCCCATTGCCGAAGCGCTGAAGAAGGAGCAGGCGAAAAAGCCTGAGCCGAAGAAGCAGCAGGCGCAGGCGAAGCCTCCGCCGCCGCCGAAGGAAAAGCACGAGCGCGTGTTCGATCAGACCAAGATCGCGGCACTGCTCGACAAGCGCGATCCGACGCGGCAGTCGATGACCGGCTCGGAATTGAATTCGCAGGCCGCGCTCGGTCTCTCGCACGGCCGCTCCGCCGACAACTCGGCGACCTGGGGCTCGATGTTCAAGCAGCAGGTCGAGCGTTGCTGGAAAAAGCCTTACGGCGGCATCGAGGCGCAGCAGATTCAGGCGAGCTTCGATGTCCGTCTGAAGCAGGACGGCACGCTCGAGGCGATGCCGGTGCCGCTGCCCGGCACCAACACGCCGTATTTCCGCGTCTATCAGGAGAGCGCGCGCCGCG
- the tolQ gene encoding protein TolQ, whose translation MNPADVAQSALPVASSDVSLISLFWQAHIVVKFVMLGLLSCSVWVWAIAIDKTFLYARTRRAMDRFEQAFWSGQSIDDLYRALSAKPTHSMAALFVAAMREWKRSFESHSRSFAGLQTRIDKVMSVSIAREIERLDRRLLVLATVGSAGPFVGLFGTVWGIMSSFQSIAASKNTSLAVVAPGIAEALFATAVGLIAAIPATIFYNKFTSEVNRQAQRLEGFADEFSAILSRQIDERA comes from the coding sequence ATGAACCCAGCCGACGTGGCACAGTCCGCCCTGCCGGTGGCCTCCTCCGACGTATCGCTGATCTCGCTGTTCTGGCAGGCGCATATCGTCGTCAAATTCGTGATGCTCGGCCTGCTGAGTTGTTCAGTCTGGGTCTGGGCGATCGCGATCGACAAGACATTCCTCTACGCGCGCACGCGGCGCGCGATGGATCGTTTCGAGCAGGCGTTCTGGTCGGGTCAGTCGATCGACGATCTCTACCGCGCGCTGTCGGCGAAGCCCACGCATTCGATGGCGGCGCTGTTCGTCGCGGCGATGCGTGAATGGAAGCGTTCGTTCGAAAGCCACTCCCGTTCCTTCGCGGGTCTGCAGACCCGCATCGACAAGGTGATGAGCGTGTCGATCGCGCGCGAGATCGAGCGGCTCGATCGCCGCTTGCTGGTGCTCGCGACTGTCGGCTCCGCGGGTCCCTTCGTCGGCCTGTTCGGCACCGTCTGGGGCATCATGTCGAGCTTCCAGTCGATTGCGGCTTCGAAGAACACCTCGCTCGCGGTGGTCGCGCCGGGCATCGCCGAGGCGCTGTTCGCGACAGCGGTCGGCCTGATCGCCGCCATTCCGGCGACAATTTTCTACAATAAGTTCACGTCCGAGGTGAACCGGCAGGCCCAGCGCCTGGAAGGTTTCGCCGACGAGTTCTCCGCGATCCTGTCTCGTCAGATCGACGAGCGGGCGTAA
- a CDS encoding cell division protein ZapA → MSHVNVTINGRQYRMACEEGQETRLLRLAEMLESRVTDLRGKFGEIGDQRLTVMASLTIADELQDAERRIRGFEEEIEVLREGRVAASDRARATQSAIANALNSASERIERMTQELNKPLAGNVALG, encoded by the coding sequence GTGAGCCACGTCAACGTCACCATCAACGGCCGGCAATATCGTATGGCCTGCGAGGAAGGGCAGGAGACGCGGCTGTTGCGGCTTGCCGAGATGCTGGAGAGCCGGGTCACGGATTTGCGCGGCAAGTTCGGCGAGATCGGTGACCAGCGCCTGACCGTGATGGCCTCCCTCACCATCGCTGATGAGCTGCAAGATGCCGAGCGGCGCATCCGTGGTTTCGAGGAGGAGATCGAGGTGCTCCGCGAGGGCCGTGTAGCGGCCAGTGACCGCGCCCGCGCCACTCAGTCCGCGATCGCCAACGCGCTCAACTCCGCATCCGAGCGCATCGAGCGGATGACGCAGGAATTGAACAAGCCGCTCGCCGGCAACGTCGCGCTCGGCTGA
- the tolR gene encoding protein TolR: MGMSMGGGAGGGGRRRHQRAHVMAEINVTPMVDVMLVLLIIFMVSAPLLTVGVPLDLPQTAAKSLDQDKEPLTLSVQVSGKIFLNNTEISADELVPKLKAVTDARGGTEERIFVRGDTKADYGTIMKVMGRLSAAGFKHVALVTEVEQGS; encoded by the coding sequence ATGGGCATGAGCATGGGCGGGGGAGCAGGCGGTGGCGGTCGACGCCGTCATCAGCGCGCGCACGTCATGGCCGAGATCAACGTCACGCCGATGGTGGACGTGATGCTCGTGCTGCTCATCATCTTCATGGTGTCCGCGCCGCTGCTCACCGTCGGCGTGCCACTCGATCTGCCGCAGACGGCGGCCAAGAGCCTTGATCAGGACAAGGAGCCGCTGACGCTGTCAGTACAGGTGTCCGGCAAGATCTTTCTCAACAACACCGAAATCTCTGCCGACGAACTCGTGCCGAAGCTGAAGGCTGTTACCGACGCGCGCGGCGGCACCGAAGAACGCATTTTCGTGCGCGGCGATACCAAGGCCGACTACGGCACGATCATGAAGGTGATGGGCCGCTTGTCGGCTGCCGGATTCAAGCACGTTGCTCTGGTCACCGAGGTCGAGCAGGGGAGCTGA
- the ybgC gene encoding tol-pal system-associated acyl-CoA thioesterase produces the protein MTEKPASFSLDGEIVNGRHVMAIRVYYEDTDFSGIVYHANFLRFMERGRTNYLRLLGAEQSALFAEAGAEAPGFAFVVRSMQLEFLRPARMDDILTVTTTPHEVKGASMMLAQEVRRGDELLIEAKVKVAFVSEGRARPIPKALRTLMKADQDADARS, from the coding sequence ATGACCGAAAAACCTGCCTCGTTCTCTCTCGACGGTGAAATTGTGAACGGCCGCCATGTGATGGCGATCCGCGTCTATTACGAGGACACCGATTTCTCCGGCATCGTCTATCACGCCAATTTCCTGCGCTTCATGGAGCGCGGGCGGACCAATTATCTGCGCCTGTTAGGTGCCGAGCAGAGCGCGCTGTTCGCGGAGGCGGGGGCAGAGGCGCCCGGCTTCGCCTTCGTGGTGCGCTCGATGCAACTCGAATTCCTGCGCCCCGCGCGGATGGACGACATTCTGACCGTCACGACGACTCCGCACGAGGTGAAGGGCGCCTCGATGATGCTCGCGCAGGAGGTGCGGCGCGGCGACGAACTTTTGATCGAGGCCAAGGTCAAGGTCGCCTTCGTTTCGGAAGGCCGCGCCCGGCCGATTCCGAAGGCGCTGCGGACCTTGATGAAGGCCGATCAGGATGCGGATGCGCGCAGTTAA
- a CDS encoding 5-formyltetrahydrofolate cyclo-ligase, translated as MDDPSLQQSKNELRAAAFARRDSLAAEERAAAREALARHATQFEIGPGCIVAGFSAIRTEIDPSALMKALRARGAGLALPVAIGRGEPLIFRAWTVDTVLVRGLYGILEPSSDAEEVEPDIVLVPLAAFDRRGHRLGYGGGYYDRTLQGLRRSKRITAAGLAYSVQQMDQIPDDTHDEPLDLVLTERDVIDFRE; from the coding sequence GTGGACGATCCCTCCTTGCAGCAATCCAAGAACGAACTTCGCGCCGCCGCTTTCGCCCGCCGCGATTCCCTCGCGGCTGAGGAGCGCGCCGCCGCGCGCGAAGCACTCGCACGGCATGCAACGCAATTCGAGATCGGGCCCGGCTGCATAGTTGCAGGCTTCTCCGCGATCCGCACCGAGATCGATCCGTCCGCCTTGATGAAAGCGTTGCGCGCGCGGGGCGCGGGACTGGCGCTGCCGGTCGCAATCGGTCGCGGCGAGCCCTTGATCTTTCGCGCCTGGACGGTGGACACCGTTCTGGTGCGTGGCCTCTATGGAATTCTCGAACCGTCGTCGGATGCGGAGGAGGTCGAGCCCGATATCGTGCTGGTGCCGCTCGCCGCGTTCGACCGGCGTGGCCATCGCCTCGGCTATGGTGGCGGCTATTACGACCGCACGCTGCAGGGCTTGCGCCGGAGCAAGCGCATCACGGCCGCGGGCCTTGCGTACTCTGTGCAGCAAATGGACCAAATTCCCGACGATACCCACGACGAACCGCTTGATCTCGTGCTAACGGAGCGAGACGTGATCGATTTCCGGGAGTAG
- a CDS encoding DUF4164 domain-containing protein, whose product MNDRMPNAFAAGEHAAPAAPSAASEIEAATRRLAAALDAMESAVERRREYDRGSDELAARIQSLGVDRSRLANELDGTLVRSRELERANREIAERLDVAIGTIRSVIEEDAS is encoded by the coding sequence ATGAACGACCGTATGCCCAACGCCTTCGCTGCCGGTGAGCACGCGGCGCCAGCCGCGCCTTCCGCCGCAAGCGAGATCGAGGCGGCAACACGGCGTCTTGCGGCAGCGCTCGATGCGATGGAGAGCGCGGTGGAGCGCCGGCGCGAATATGACCGCGGTAGCGATGAGCTTGCGGCGCGCATCCAGTCGCTCGGCGTGGATCGTTCGCGCCTCGCAAACGAACTCGACGGCACCCTGGTGCGTTCGCGCGAACTGGAGCGCGCCAACCGCGAAATCGCCGAACGTCTCGATGTCGCCATCGGCACCATCCGTTCGGTGATCGAGGAGGACGCTTCGTGA